The Neoarius graeffei isolate fNeoGra1 chromosome 7, fNeoGra1.pri, whole genome shotgun sequence genome includes a region encoding these proteins:
- the fndc5a gene encoding fibronectin type III domain-containing protein 5 — protein sequence MAACLARAVLRVLSCFSVSRVLADSLAPPVNVSIRDLKANSATVTWDIPGAEPVIGFAITQQKKDVHMLRFIQEVNTTTRSCALWDLEAETDYIVHVQSISVHGTSPPSETLRFRTPKEAERQASKNEVTMEEVGQASQLRAGELIIIVVVLVMWAGVIALFCRQYDIIKDNEPNNNKDKAKNSSECSTPEHPTGGLLRSKV from the exons ATGGCGGCGTGTTTGGCGCGCGCGGTGCTGCGCGTGCTGAGCTGCTTCAGCGTGTCGCGGGTTTTGGCCG ACAGTTTGGCTCCTCCTGTAAATGTGTCGATCCGGGATCTAAAGGCCAATTCAGCGACAGTGACATGGGATATCCCTGGAGCGGAGCCAGTGATTGGATTTGCCATCACACAGCAG AAAAAGGATGTGCACATGCTGCGCTTCATACAGGAAGTGAACACCACTACACGGAGCTGTGCATTGTGGGATTTGGAGGCGGAGACAGACTACATCGTGCACGTGCAGTCCATTAGTGTGCACGGGACGAGCCCACCAAGTGAAACTCTACGTTTCAGGACGCCAAAGGAAGCAGAGAGACAGGCGTCTAAAA ACGAAGTCACCATGGAGGAAGTAGGGCAAGCCAGTCAGCTCAGGGCCGGGGAGCTCATCATCATCGTGGTGGTACTGGTCATGTGGGCAG GTGTGATTGCCCTGTTCTGCCGTCAGTACGATATAATCAAAGACAACGAGCCGAACAATAACAAAGACAAAGCCAAGAACTCATCGGAGTGCAGTACCCCTGAGCACCCAACGGGGGGGCTGTTACGGAGCAAGGTGTAA